One part of the Paraglaciecola sp. L3A3 genome encodes these proteins:
- a CDS encoding DUF3450 domain-containing protein, whose product MSKRNLIASAVVGACALGSSTVVSADPLNDLHKEEAIIHVAAAKSQEKINKLYEQSQELFVEYRGVVDETETLKVYNDYVATLVADQQRGIDSLQRQIDGIDGVKRGVVPLMFRMIDSLEQFIDLDVPINLEERKDRVERLRDVMGNSNVTTSEQFRQVIEAYQVENQYGRAIRAYQGTLDYQGKEVTVDFFNLGRTALLALSLDQKNAWVWDNKTRTWETLGAEYLSSVVTAVKMANKLTPPDLLKLPITAAE is encoded by the coding sequence ATGAGCAAGAGAAATCTAATTGCTTCTGCCGTAGTTGGTGCTTGTGCACTCGGTAGCAGCACCGTTGTCTCTGCAGACCCTTTAAATGATCTTCATAAAGAAGAAGCAATTATTCATGTGGCTGCAGCGAAATCCCAAGAAAAGATAAATAAACTTTATGAACAGTCTCAGGAGTTATTTGTCGAATACCGTGGTGTTGTTGACGAAACAGAAACTTTAAAAGTCTATAACGATTATGTTGCGACACTTGTTGCTGATCAGCAACGTGGTATTGATTCATTGCAACGTCAAATCGACGGAATTGATGGCGTAAAACGCGGCGTAGTTCCTTTGATGTTCAGAATGATTGATAGCTTAGAGCAGTTTATCGACCTTGATGTTCCTATTAACCTTGAAGAGCGTAAAGACAGAGTTGAGCGTTTAAGAGATGTTATGGGTAACTCTAATGTTACTACTTCAGAGCAATTCCGTCAGGTAATTGAAGCGTACCAAGTTGAAAATCAATATGGTCGTGCTATTCGTGCCTACCAAGGTACATTGGATTATCAAGGTAAAGAAGTAACGGTTGATTTCTTCAATTTAGGAAGAACTGCGTTATTAGCATTATCTTTAGACCAAAAGAATGCTTGGGTTTGGGATAATAAAACTCGAACTTGGGAAACTCTTGGTGCTGAGTACCTTAGTTCAGTTGTTACCGCTGTTAAAATGGCGAATAAATTAACACCTCCTGACCTTCTTAAACTACCAATTACAGCTGCGGAGTAA
- a CDS encoding MotA/TolQ/ExbB proton channel family protein, giving the protein MKTVFKSILAAVSIALVASTAQAAGSLEELLQEVKKNRVSEARINKQREAEFQSARADKQALVRKAQAALKAEKNRGDDLQKQFSDNEVKLAEKEVELTQATGTLGEMFGVVRQASAEAYGQISTSIVSAEFPGRGAFLKRMSEESKGLPNIKELEDLWFALQTEMTESGQVSRFTTEVVSLDGGSQQQEVVRIGTFNLVGEQGYLVYDDQNEKVQPLGRQPDSHLLSSAQEMRAATSGLIPFYADPSSGAILGLLKEKATMMERYHAGGTVGYVITVMLAIGLLIGLYKIVTLTIVSGKISSQVKNIENPSSGNPLGRILTVYRENKSADVETLELKLDEAILRELPKIDSGINVIKIFAAMAPLLGLLGTVLGMILTFQQITLFGTGDPKLMAGSISMALVTTAQGIIAALPLLLTHSIVSGRSKSIVHILDEQTAGIVAAHAESEKV; this is encoded by the coding sequence ATGAAAACTGTATTTAAATCTATATTAGCAGCCGTATCTATTGCTTTAGTCGCTTCTACTGCGCAAGCTGCTGGTTCATTAGAAGAATTACTTCAGGAAGTGAAAAAAAATCGCGTTTCTGAAGCTCGTATTAACAAACAACGTGAAGCAGAGTTTCAATCGGCTCGTGCTGATAAACAAGCTTTAGTAAGAAAAGCCCAAGCTGCACTTAAAGCAGAAAAAAATCGTGGCGATGATTTACAAAAGCAATTTTCTGATAACGAAGTTAAGTTAGCAGAAAAAGAAGTTGAATTAACGCAAGCTACAGGTACTTTAGGTGAAATGTTTGGTGTTGTTCGTCAAGCATCAGCTGAAGCCTATGGCCAAATTTCTACTTCAATTGTAAGTGCTGAATTTCCAGGACGTGGTGCTTTTTTAAAGCGTATGTCTGAAGAATCTAAAGGCCTTCCAAATATTAAAGAGCTAGAAGATTTATGGTTTGCTCTACAAACTGAAATGACTGAGTCTGGACAAGTTTCTCGTTTTACAACAGAAGTGGTTAGTCTAGATGGTGGTTCACAGCAACAAGAAGTAGTGCGTATTGGTACTTTCAACTTAGTTGGTGAACAAGGTTATTTAGTTTATGACGACCAAAATGAAAAAGTACAACCTCTAGGTCGTCAACCTGATAGTCATTTATTATCATCAGCTCAAGAGATGAGAGCCGCGACCTCTGGTTTAATTCCGTTTTATGCTGATCCTTCAAGTGGTGCTATTCTTGGCCTATTGAAAGAAAAAGCAACTATGATGGAACGTTACCATGCAGGTGGAACGGTTGGTTATGTCATAACAGTTATGTTAGCTATTGGTTTATTAATTGGCTTATATAAAATTGTTACTTTAACTATCGTAAGTGGCAAAATCAGCTCGCAAGTTAAAAACATTGAGAATCCTTCAAGTGGTAACCCTCTTGGTCGTATACTGACTGTTTATAGAGAAAATAAATCAGCTGATGTTGAAACTCTAGAGTTGAAACTAGATGAAGCTATATTGCGTGAATTACCTAAAATTGACAGTGGTATTAATGTGATTAAGATTTTTGCTGCAATGGCTCCGCTTTTAGGTCTATTAGGTACAGTACTTGGTATGATTTTAACCTTCCAACAAATTACTTTGTTCGGTACAGGTGACCCTAAATTGATGGCTGGTAGTATCTCAATGGCGTTGGTAACAACGGCTCAAGGTATTATTGCTGCATTGCCTTTACTATTAACTCACAGTATTGTTTCAGGACGTAGTAAGTCTATTGTACATATTCTTGATGAGCAAACTGCAGGCATAGTAGCGGCTCACGCTGAGTCGGAGAAAGTTTAA
- a CDS encoding MotA/TolQ/ExbB proton channel family protein: MLYLIELWESVRDFIAAGGDVLYVVALALFLMWVLMIERYWYLSSVFPKLRDEIISNWDARSDTTSWYAHRIRDTWISQASDGLSARMLLIKTLVAMCPLIGLLGTVTGMIGVFETMATQGTSNPRLMAAGISMATIPTMAGMVAALSGVFFSSRLEAKVKMAKVKLIDSLPHH, encoded by the coding sequence ATGTTATACCTGATAGAACTATGGGAGTCTGTCAGGGACTTTATCGCTGCCGGCGGCGACGTGTTATACGTTGTTGCCCTAGCGCTCTTTCTAATGTGGGTTTTGATGATTGAGCGTTATTGGTATTTATCTTCAGTGTTTCCAAAGTTGAGAGATGAAATTATTTCCAATTGGGATGCACGAAGTGATACTACCTCATGGTATGCGCATAGAATCCGTGACACATGGATTTCGCAAGCTTCGGATGGCCTTAGTGCAAGAATGTTATTAATAAAAACTCTTGTTGCTATGTGTCCTCTAATTGGTCTTCTAGGCACTGTAACCGGTATGATCGGAGTGTTTGAGACCATGGCGACTCAGGGTACAAGTAACCCTCGTCTAATGGCTGCAGGAATTTCTATGGCTACTATTCCAACAATGGCTGGAATGGTTGCTGCTTTATCTGGCGTTTTCTTTAGTTCTCGTTTAGAAGCTAAAGTGAAAATGGCTAAAGTAAAGTTAATAGACAGTCTGCCCCATCATTAA
- a CDS encoding biopolymer transporter ExbD, whose amino-acid sequence MGRKVRVEEEDAEIDMTPMLDIVFIMLIFFIVTTVFVKEAGVNVNKPNGTLAVMPKNANIFIAVTEDGDVWMDKRVIDIDSVRANLERLMAEQPSDVIIIQADKNAEHGIVVEVMDQVKAAGIDRISIATAGS is encoded by the coding sequence ATGGGTCGAAAAGTTAGAGTAGAAGAGGAAGACGCAGAAATTGATATGACACCTATGCTAGACATAGTGTTTATCATGCTGATCTTCTTCATCGTAACGACCGTTTTTGTAAAAGAAGCGGGTGTTAATGTAAATAAACCTAATGGTACGTTGGCTGTCATGCCCAAAAATGCAAATATTTTCATCGCTGTAACTGAAGATGGAGATGTTTGGATGGATAAAAGGGTAATTGATATTGATAGTGTTCGAGCTAACCTTGAACGCTTGATGGCAGAGCAGCCTTCTGATGTGATTATTATTCAAGCTGACAAAAATGCCGAACACGGTATTGTTGTTGAAGTTATGGATCAAGTAAAAGCAGCAGGTATAGATCGTATCTCAATTGCAACGGCAGGTAGTTAA
- a CDS encoding energy transducer TonB — translation MGRLIVSILLGGVIAFSLFVIMAKLIANSSRPAEKAAPTPVIDIVMATPDDATQVRQRVPPPPPPPPQQPPKIQPVEPDVADVNTDGLSFNMPSVEVGGASIDIGGVGAMRDGEATPIVRIEPKYPVQAARDGKEGWVKLSFTINEVGGVEDVEVIEADPKRVFDREARRALSKWKYKPKIEDGKPMKQFGLTVQLDFKLDQS, via the coding sequence ATGGGTCGATTAATTGTTTCTATATTACTAGGTGGTGTGATTGCATTTTCTTTGTTTGTTATTATGGCAAAGTTAATTGCAAACTCATCAAGACCTGCGGAAAAAGCGGCTCCGACGCCAGTAATTGATATTGTAATGGCAACACCTGATGACGCAACGCAAGTTCGTCAACGTGTACCGCCACCGCCACCGCCGCCGCCGCAGCAGCCACCTAAAATTCAACCAGTTGAACCTGATGTGGCTGATGTAAATACTGATGGGTTAAGTTTTAATATGCCTTCGGTTGAAGTTGGTGGAGCATCTATCGATATTGGTGGTGTGGGGGCTATGCGTGATGGTGAAGCTACACCAATAGTACGTATTGAACCTAAATATCCAGTGCAAGCTGCTCGTGATGGAAAAGAAGGATGGGTAAAACTATCTTTCACTATCAACGAAGTAGGTGGTGTGGAAGATGTTGAGGTTATTGAAGCTGACCCTAAACGTGTATTTGACCGCGAAGCGAGAAGAGCGTTAAGTAAGTGGAAATATAAGCCTAAGATTGAAGACGGGAAACCTATGAAACAATTTGGGCTAACAGTACAATTGGACTTTAAGTTGGATCAATCATGA
- a CDS encoding tetratricopeptide repeat protein yields MKKYLKHLCAVSAITVAVSVPNLALAQAKDSAKAKPVGPIACPGYVRAKTNIPGQKTGKKVGAALDFYNLDQVDEALKTLLEIETDEPFDRAFTDNFIGKLLAGSGKGKESLKYFVKAVNSKQLNDVEQVGGIKLIADLNLQEGEYEEAIKWYKEWLEFTCKEDFDVYFRMANAYYQTQQYAEIIPPINKAIALAEKPNKTTYALKMTSYYSRKMYKETIEVQEEAVKVFPDDKNLWTQLGMFYMLVEDHRKALSTFELAYHQGFITKAAEIRALSQLYTMNDIPIKAAQVLEKHVKSGFVKKTDTILSSIGSNFQQAKEFKEAADYYGQAADMTSDPSMYFKQGNMLYIAERPNEALKALQKSLDEGADNKGRIHMVMMEANFYQGRYKQAYEHIQEAKKDPSTRRNARSWESFIKEKAKNNGVTL; encoded by the coding sequence ATGAAGAAATATTTAAAACATTTATGTGCGGTTTCAGCCATTACTGTAGCAGTATCAGTGCCAAATTTAGCTTTGGCACAAGCTAAAGATAGTGCTAAAGCTAAACCAGTTGGACCCATCGCTTGTCCAGGTTATGTTCGAGCCAAAACTAATATACCTGGCCAAAAAACCGGTAAGAAAGTCGGCGCTGCTTTAGATTTTTATAATTTAGATCAGGTTGATGAAGCGCTGAAAACCCTTCTAGAAATAGAAACGGACGAACCGTTTGATCGTGCGTTTACTGATAATTTTATTGGTAAGTTGCTGGCAGGGTCAGGTAAAGGTAAAGAGTCGCTTAAATACTTTGTTAAAGCGGTTAACTCGAAACAGCTAAATGATGTCGAGCAAGTTGGTGGAATTAAGTTAATTGCAGATTTAAACCTTCAAGAAGGTGAATATGAAGAAGCAATTAAATGGTATAAAGAATGGTTAGAGTTTACTTGTAAAGAAGACTTTGATGTTTACTTTAGAATGGCTAATGCCTATTACCAAACTCAGCAGTACGCTGAGATAATACCGCCAATCAATAAAGCAATTGCTTTAGCTGAAAAGCCTAATAAAACAACTTATGCGCTGAAAATGACATCTTACTATAGTCGTAAGATGTATAAAGAAACGATTGAAGTGCAAGAAGAAGCGGTTAAGGTTTTTCCTGATGACAAAAATTTATGGACTCAATTAGGCATGTTTTACATGTTGGTTGAAGATCATAGAAAGGCGTTATCTACTTTTGAACTTGCGTATCATCAAGGCTTTATCACTAAGGCTGCGGAAATCAGAGCACTTAGTCAGCTTTATACTATGAACGATATACCAATAAAAGCTGCTCAGGTACTTGAGAAACATGTTAAATCAGGTTTTGTTAAGAAAACTGATACCATATTATCGAGTATAGGTTCTAATTTTCAGCAAGCTAAAGAGTTTAAAGAAGCCGCTGATTATTATGGTCAGGCAGCCGATATGACGTCTGATCCTAGTATGTACTTCAAGCAAGGTAATATGTTGTATATAGCTGAGCGACCCAATGAAGCTTTGAAAGCGTTACAAAAATCGCTGGATGAAGGAGCTGATAATAAAGGTAGGATCCATATGGTAATGATGGAAGCTAACTTTTATCAAGGTCGTTACAAACAAGCTTATGAACATATTCAAGAAGCTAAAAAAGATCCATCAACTCGACGTAATGCTAGAAGTTGGGAGTCTTTTATTAAAGAAAAAGCCAAAAATAACGGCGTGACACTTTAA
- a CDS encoding fused MFS/spermidine synthase: protein MQYFVTVFISAFLVFQIQPIASKILLPWFGGGAGVWTTCLLFFQFFLLAGYFYAYLLSRFFNAKKQAFIHLGLLFVSLLTLPIQFSELHLSTESSLPTLDILKLLGFGIGLPFLVLSATSPLLQSWFSRFNKLTNPYLLYAMSNLGSFLALITYPIFIEPTLLLTSQTFFWSACFILFVVVISGICINVIRRSRNIIDEIDNPISLKSIPIISMLLWFLLSALGVVILVSTTNAMTQNVPPMPFLWVAPLALYLGTYVLAFSHWNIYQRKFWVPTYIFAAILGVFIYFIGGQFDILTQVIIYLFILLTACMICHGELNNLKPEKHNPTLFYLILSMGGVFGSFMVSVVAQYSFDDFFEFPIAIASVFVLLGFSLLSHNKVISAQATKLKPKKQSSEYLLPSLCFIGSLCLLLIFLQMNNLYQQYDIVKTRNFYGVLTVKDVVEGNVQERRLVDGTTAHGGQSLEPTKTNIPLSYYRPSTGVELVLTELSNYHDSLNVGIVGLGVGALAAYGKANDEYTFYELNPAVVEFAHEYFSFIRNSNANVSIQLGDARVNLQAELDKGQLNHFDVLVIDAFSGDQIPTHLLTQQAFLLYDQHIDNNGVIVLHISNRHLSLLPVVLGNADLLNMQVMFFSTSGGTNEHDAEWLLLSKNTQVLENPNLIKAQTALSLSKNKRVKWTDDYSSLLPILKVLN from the coding sequence ATGCAGTATTTTGTTACCGTTTTCATCAGTGCTTTTTTAGTTTTTCAAATCCAACCCATCGCTTCAAAAATATTATTACCTTGGTTTGGAGGAGGAGCGGGTGTATGGACAACTTGTTTGTTGTTTTTTCAGTTCTTCTTATTGGCAGGATATTTTTACGCATACCTTTTGTCTCGTTTTTTTAATGCTAAAAAACAAGCTTTTATTCATTTAGGGTTACTTTTTGTCAGCTTACTGACCTTACCCATACAGTTTTCAGAGTTACACCTATCCACTGAAAGTAGCCTGCCTACTTTAGATATATTGAAACTATTAGGTTTTGGTATTGGTTTACCTTTTCTGGTTTTGTCTGCAACAAGCCCACTGTTACAAAGTTGGTTTAGTCGTTTTAACAAACTAACTAATCCATATTTACTTTATGCTATGTCAAATTTAGGTTCTTTCTTAGCGTTAATTACTTATCCAATATTTATTGAGCCAACTCTATTATTGACTAGCCAAACCTTTTTTTGGTCAGCTTGCTTTATTTTGTTTGTAGTTGTAATTAGTGGTATATGTATTAATGTGATTAGAAGAAGCAGAAATATAATTGACGAAATTGATAATCCTATCAGTCTTAAATCAATCCCTATTATAAGCATGCTTCTTTGGTTTTTGTTATCAGCATTAGGTGTGGTTATTTTAGTGTCAACCACAAATGCTATGACTCAAAATGTTCCCCCTATGCCATTTCTGTGGGTTGCACCTTTAGCCCTATATTTGGGAACTTATGTCCTTGCTTTTAGTCACTGGAATATTTATCAAAGAAAATTTTGGGTACCTACATATATATTTGCAGCAATCCTTGGGGTGTTTATTTATTTTATCGGTGGCCAATTTGATATCTTAACCCAGGTCATTATTTATCTATTTATTTTGTTAACTGCCTGCATGATTTGCCATGGTGAACTAAATAATTTGAAACCGGAAAAGCATAATCCCACCTTATTTTATTTGATTTTATCCATGGGGGGCGTCTTTGGTAGTTTTATGGTGTCGGTAGTGGCTCAATACAGCTTTGATGATTTTTTTGAGTTTCCAATCGCTATTGCCTCTGTATTCGTTTTATTAGGTTTTTCTTTGTTGAGTCATAATAAAGTTATATCAGCCCAGGCCACAAAACTAAAACCAAAAAAGCAGTCTAGTGAATATTTATTACCTAGTTTGTGTTTTATTGGTAGTTTGTGTCTGTTGCTAATTTTCCTACAGATGAATAACCTATATCAACAATATGACATAGTTAAAACACGCAATTTCTATGGAGTATTAACAGTAAAAGATGTTGTAGAAGGAAATGTACAAGAACGAAGGTTAGTCGATGGTACTACTGCCCATGGAGGGCAATCTTTAGAGCCAACCAAAACTAACATCCCTTTAAGTTATTATCGTCCTTCTACAGGTGTTGAGTTGGTATTAACTGAGTTATCTAATTATCATGACTCATTAAATGTCGGCATAGTGGGGTTGGGAGTAGGGGCATTAGCTGCATACGGTAAAGCGAATGATGAATATACTTTCTACGAATTAAACCCAGCTGTAGTTGAGTTCGCCCATGAGTATTTTAGTTTTATTAGAAACTCTAATGCTAATGTATCTATACAGTTAGGAGATGCCAGAGTTAATTTACAAGCTGAGTTAGATAAGGGCCAATTGAATCATTTTGATGTTTTGGTTATTGATGCATTTTCTGGTGATCAAATACCAACACATCTACTTACTCAACAAGCATTCTTATTATATGACCAGCATATCGATAATAACGGCGTTATTGTTTTGCATATTTCTAATAGGCATTTGTCTTTATTGCCAGTTGTGTTGGGCAATGCTGATTTATTGAACATGCAGGTTATGTTTTTTTCTACATCCGGGGGCACTAATGAACACGATGCAGAATGGCTGTTGTTGAGTAAAAATACACAAGTACTCGAAAATCCAAACTTAATTAAAGCACAAACCGCTTTATCTTTGTCAAAAAACAAAAGAGTGAAATGGACTGACGACTACTCAAGTTTATTGCCAATATTAAAAGTGTTGAATTAA